TTTCCCGCAGCACAGTTCTAGTCTCTATAGAAACGTGAATAGAACAATCTACTATATTTCGATCAACATGACATGAGCAattgaaaatgtagaaaaaagctgacatttttacattatcAATCGCAATATGTACAAAAGCTATTTCAATTTGTTCAAAGGAATATAAAATTGCTTTAATGGTGTTCACAAGTGACTAGATGATTTGGAATTTGTACAAGTAGTATCAAGAATTTTTCTAATTCTAATCTAAGAAATGCATCAAAGCGACTGAGAAGAACTGTATACCTATACCTTGGCTTTACAACACTGCAGCCAGTGACTGTGGCCTTTTTTGAGCATTAATTAATGGAGAACTTCCAAAGTCACATTTGTAACCGTATAATACATAATCTTCAGTAGGTTTCGACTCAAGGTAATTAGAATGtaaacaggaaggaaggaaggtgaAGGgaaattttaataaaaaagcAAGTTGAAAATCGCTCATAACTTTTGAAACCAGACTAATGAGTCAGGAGTTTGTAACTTTCTGTTCTGCATTTAGATCCAACTCTATGCAACAAATTCCCCTTTGTGTGATTCCTCCAGACCAAAGAACTTCTCCCacagtcatctttttttcttctccttaatAATGTGCCAGCTTTATCCGGCACAGTGACAACTCAGCACAATCCAATTCTTGTGATCATACTGTTGAGAAAGTCAGTGAGAAGACATGGAGTAGAAACGTCTATTACAACAGTCAAGGCAAATCCACAGGGCTTTACTTAAAAGCCAAAGTCAATGCAATTGAAAACCCCACGATGCAAAGGAGGATTGGATGTGGGAGAGTTGGAGATCTCAACAACTTTATGTACCACGAGGCACTTTCACGTAGCCACAGCAGTGTGCCACagttcacgcactcagtgtgcACAGGAGGACTTTAGTCCGCATTACTTTAAGCCCACTGACCTCTAATCAGCTGGATGAATGAGTGACCAGACTTTCAAgaggccccctcctcctcctccttgtatTGGCCAATGAAACGGGCCCCTCGCAGCTCGTGCGTTGCGTAACTCCACTGCGGGTTCACGGCAGTCAGTGAGGCTCACTCAGTGTCGCCGTTCAATCGGGTTAAAGACGCCTTTTTCCGCGATGGCACCACTGAACAAAGTCTGCATCATTGGCTCTGGAAACTGGCAAGTCTTTACGCGGTCCGGTGTACCGAACTGTCAGGTGGGGACGGGTGAGCGCGGCGCGCGCGCCCCGCCGCCCGTTGCCCGGCGAACCGTCGCTAGCCAATTTAGCATCCCTAGGCAACCAGGCGgcgagctaacgttaactagccCGTTAGCCCGCATCGTTAAGTATTGTGTAACAGTTCGTCAACGCGAACCCTGGAACAGAAGCCGGGTCGGTCGTGAGTTACGTTGTTAGGAAACCGGCTGACTACACGTAAAACCGGCCACATGTCAGTCACGACTTAACGTGACGTTACCGGGGGGTTCCGTTACCTTTAGCCGTTACGTTACAGTGTGCAATGCAACACGTTAGCACCGCTACGGTAAGAGTGCGTGTAATGTGATTACTCGGGTGCCCGCCCTGTCACCCGTTTGCGGTGGACATGGGTTCGCATCCCGCCCGTCAGGAGCTGCGCATCGGTTGTTTTCGGTCTGTGACGCCGGGCCTCGTGACGCAGGGTCGTAATTGTACTTTCTACAGCATTCGGCATGTACATTGTATGTGTGATTTTATGATTAAACTTGTGTTATTCACGGTGACAGGATTGTATCAAAGCTCATTGACATTGTTTTAATGCCGAATAATAAGTTGGCCCCGAAATGATTAAACAAGGCCTTACATTCTTGTTAAACACCATGGCAGCCTTACTTCTGGGTAAACCTTAAACATCAGCACCGATCTCAATGGAGATTTACACAGCGTCAGCAACATAAATACAGCCTGTCAGCTATTTGTCTATAGCAGCAGTAATATGTCACTTTACTATTGGCTTAAACCCTTCCAACggtttaactttaactttaaaatgCCAGGGGTAAAACATCATATCAAGCAATAAATAATCATTGTTTAAATTTGTCTAGTTAATTTTGCCCATAGCTTTTAGTGTTCAGGatccttgaaaaaaagaaaaatcactgAAGTTTAATAAGCTTATTATTGGGTTATGTGTTCTCATGCCATATGTGGGTGTTGGCCCATATTATTCCTCAAAAACCATTAGTAAAGAAACAATATCTGAATAGTTCTCACTGCAGTTTGGCGCAGCAGGGGGCACCAGAACCGCGGGTAGATGGACCCGTATTCATCTCGACTCTTGGTGGTCAGAGAGCAGCAACTTCAAAGGGAACAAGTAGAAACGACACGAGGGGCCACGATCAAACAGAGATACCACTTTCTCTGAGAAGGGTTTACCATCTAGACCTAAAAGGCTTTCTAGACCCCCCCGtccacatctgtttgtttttctcagccTGATTTGTCATTGTAAAtgaattactaaactgtaactATTAACATTACAGGGGTTCTGCCATTGCCAAGATAGTGGGAGCCAATGCCGCCTGCAATGCTAATTTTGACGCCACCGTTAAAATGTGGGTGTTTGAAGAGATTGTGAACGGGCGCAAACTCACCGAAATAATCAACAGCGACCACGAGAATGTGAAGTACCTTCCTGGGCACAAGCTGCCAGAAAATGTGGTACGAAAATGTTTGTCTCTCTCCCATTAAATAACATGTtggtttgcatttgttttgtgctcaACCTCTTCTCTAATCACCCCGTCTCCCCGATGTTTCCTCAGCTGGCCGTCGCAGACCTGGTGGAGGCGTCCAGTGATGCAGACATTCTGGTGTTTGTGATCCCCCATCAGTTTGTCGGGAAGGTGTGTGACACCATAAAGGGCAAGATAAAGGCCGACGCACTGGGGATCTCACTCATCAAGGTTGGACTCTTTGAATTCTTCCCCCCTTTTTGTCCCCAAGTAGTGGTTCAACAACCACTCCGTGTGGCATGCACGACTCTTGTAGTTTAAAGCAGCTGTAAGCCAGTTGTGCAGCCTCTCCAGACGGCTTCATGTATAAACACTGCTGCGTGCGTTTTTATTCCTCCAGGGTGTAGATGAGGGGCCCGATGGACTGAAACTCATCTCCGATGTGATCCAGGAGAAGCTCGGGATCACCATGAGTGTGCTAATGGGGGCCAACATTGCCAACGAGGTTGCCGATGAGAAGTTTTGTGAGACCACCATTGGTAAGTGTGATATACATTCTTTTTAATTGGGTTACATTGTGATGTTTTAAGAGACTGTCTTCTGTGCACATGAGGCTGTCCGTTTAATCTCCCTTTGTCCAGACAGAGTGGGATTATTCTGTCCTTTCTATTCTGTAGTTGGCACTACATGACCGCATGCTTTATGAGATTCACTATCAGTGTGTGAAAggattattatttgtttgatcGGTGCGGTGAAATGTAGCTTGTTCGAGGCCTCTGAGCATTACAGCTGTCCTCTAAAAGATGCaaaagttaagttaaaaagAGCTTTAATTAACCAAGGAAAACGTAAGATCCCATTCTCAATGAGTCCTCACCGCACaacgcattaaaaaaaatgcattaaccCACTGATCCAAACCTGCAACCCCAAACCCTCTGAGGTCTGAGAGACAAGCACACAGACTCTGAATGtgactctgctcctccagggatcAGCAAGTCTCTCACCAATGCCACAGTGCTGAAAAGATCCAGGCTAAATaattacatctttttttgttaaatactgTGGGAGCCACTTGTGATGACGTCACTCAAATGTAATCAAACACTTAAAGGGATCAAGAAGCTTATGACCGAATCATTCCTATGCAGATGCTGTATTGATAATTCACTTGTGGGAATAAATGCAAGTCTCTCTGTTTGCTTTCTAGTCGATGGCTTCTCTGTTCAAGTGGATTGATGGTCTCTGGTTACGCAAAGCACCTAAAATGAAAACTCTGCCCCTGCAGCGTGGGCCGCACTCACTGACAGAATCCACGCCGTAGACAGATAATCAGGTTTGTTATTCTGCTTGCAGGGTGTAAGAATAAAAATCATGGGGCCCTCCTGAAGGAGCTCATGCAGACCACTAACTTCAGAGTCACAGTGGTGGAGGAGTCTGATGTGGTGGAGATCTGTGGGGCCCTGAAGGTGagctttgtgtttattatggAACAGTAAAAGTATTTTGGTGAGCATGACATCAGCAGAGCTCAGAATAGAATACGCTACTTTGTAACTCCCATCACTGCGGTCCTGtcaaatataatgtattttatacaaGTAAAAGATGATAGACATCATACCGTCTAGTCTCTAAGCTGCAACTGTATTTCTTTATAAAAGGGATCTTTCCCTTCGAAATATAATTTGATCGATGCACGGTATTTGAGTGCTGTTACATGTCCCTCCCCCTCCGGCCTTCAGAACATCGTTGCGGTCGGTGCGGGTTTCTGTGACGGTCTGGGCTTCGGGGACAACACGAAGGCCGCAGTGATCCGGTTGGGCCT
This sequence is a window from Pungitius pungitius chromosome 1, fPunPun2.1, whole genome shotgun sequence. Protein-coding genes within it:
- the LOC119222085 gene encoding glycerol-3-phosphate dehydrogenase [NAD(+)], cytoplasmic; its protein translation is MAPLNKVCIIGSGNWGSAIAKIVGANAACNANFDATVKMWVFEEIVNGRKLTEIINSDHENVKYLPGHKLPENVLAVADLVEASSDADILVFVIPHQFVGKVCDTIKGKIKADALGISLIKGVDEGPDGLKLISDVIQEKLGITMSVLMGANIANEVADEKFCETTIGCKNKNHGALLKELMQTTNFRVTVVEESDVVEICGALKNIVAVGAGFCDGLGFGDNTKAAVIRLGLMEMIAFARIFCTAGPVSSATFLESCGVADLITTCYGGRNRKVAEAFVKTGKSIEALEKEMLNGQKLQGPATAAEVNHILKHKNLIDKFPLFNAVYQICFQGHPVTEFISCLQNHPEHM